In Pseudomonadota bacterium, one genomic interval encodes:
- a CDS encoding Mu transposase C-terminal domain-containing protein — MTLERRTYQDVLDEALDRIKKENALRPRQIHLRPPTARTVRRLIHEIPAFDRVAARYGRTVAMHRFRSVQCFSVANQPLERAEIDHTRLDLIVIDDQTFMPLGRPWLTVCLDARTRCVLGIYLGFEPPSHLSVAACLRHAVLPKTTIRQEYPSIENEWIAHGVMQELVVDNGMEFHSASLENACLTLGIEIHYSARKTPWHKGKVERFLKSLNDSVAHSSPGTTFSNVLEKGDYDATKHAIVRLNTVQEIVRKWIVDVYHQRPHRAIGVPPHLDWATSIAEEDILLPEDPALLDAILGRVDTRTLTHKGIELDGLFYNAPELLYMRVRCGPKLTVELRIDDTDIGQIMVVCPKTGELYRVPALHYAYASGLSRWQHKVCKSYSRRILKAKQPDAWLKAKHDISGMVRDEFLVRGKGLRTRAARFKNAGDQRVLETEALEASSEASAFDDDVEAEQFWEESEDDSDLEYEPIRPVYRKRSRSPEEL, encoded by the coding sequence ATGACGCTCGAGAGGAGGACGTACCAAGACGTGCTCGATGAGGCACTCGATCGCATTAAGAAGGAAAACGCGCTGCGGCCTCGCCAGATACACCTACGTCCGCCGACCGCGCGTACGGTCCGACGCCTGATCCATGAGATCCCAGCATTCGATCGCGTGGCGGCTCGGTACGGCCGTACGGTCGCGATGCACCGCTTTCGATCTGTGCAGTGCTTCTCGGTCGCGAACCAACCGCTCGAGCGCGCCGAGATCGACCACACACGGCTGGATCTCATTGTCATCGACGATCAGACCTTTATGCCACTAGGGCGGCCATGGCTGACGGTCTGCTTGGATGCGCGAACCCGATGCGTGCTCGGCATCTATCTGGGCTTCGAGCCCCCAAGTCATCTGAGCGTTGCCGCGTGTCTTCGCCACGCCGTGCTTCCCAAGACGACAATACGCCAGGAGTATCCGTCGATAGAGAACGAGTGGATCGCTCACGGAGTGATGCAAGAACTCGTCGTCGACAACGGCATGGAGTTCCACAGTGCGAGCCTGGAGAACGCCTGTCTTACCTTAGGTATCGAGATCCACTACTCGGCCCGGAAGACACCGTGGCATAAGGGCAAGGTCGAGCGCTTCCTCAAGTCGCTGAACGATAGCGTGGCCCACAGCAGCCCTGGAACGACGTTCAGCAACGTGCTGGAGAAAGGAGACTACGACGCTACCAAGCACGCGATCGTGCGACTGAACACCGTACAGGAGATCGTGCGGAAGTGGATCGTCGACGTATATCACCAGCGGCCGCACCGAGCGATCGGCGTGCCTCCGCATCTTGATTGGGCCACGTCGATCGCCGAAGAGGACATCCTCCTACCAGAAGACCCAGCGTTACTAGATGCCATCCTCGGGCGTGTCGACACGCGAACACTTACGCATAAGGGCATTGAGTTGGACGGGCTCTTCTACAACGCACCCGAGTTGTTGTATATGCGTGTGCGTTGCGGACCGAAGCTCACTGTCGAGTTGCGTATAGACGATACGGACATCGGGCAGATCATGGTCGTCTGCCCGAAGACGGGCGAGCTCTATCGAGTGCCTGCGCTCCACTACGCCTACGCGTCTGGGTTGTCTCGGTGGCAGCACAAGGTCTGCAAGAGCTACTCCCGGCGGATCCTCAAGGCGAAGCAACCGGACGCTTGGCTCAAAGCCAAACACGACATCTCCGGGATGGTGCGAGATGAGTTTCTTGTACGAGGCAAGGGGCTCCGAACTCGTGCCGCAAGGTTCAAGAACGCCGGTGACCAACGTGTCCTCGAGACAGAGGCGTTGGAAGCCTCGTCTGAGGCGAGTGCGTTCGACGATGACGTTGAGGCCGAACAGTTCTGGGAAGAGTCTGAGGACGATTCCGATCTGGAATACGAGCCGATTCGGCCGGTGTATCGAAAGCGTTCTCGCTCGCCCGAGGAGCTGTAA
- a CDS encoding HdeA/HdeB family chaperone — MSILRCLLKVGKRGVVASVAAVLGVAPLMSQAEHHEQPDDSFNLATLECWDLTGLEESDRAYALLMVYGYVAGQSSMSTQSASGIQAAFEIIGRLCDANPDMYVASAVKRAVGHDEE, encoded by the coding sequence ATGAGTATTCTTCGATGCCTGCTAAAGGTGGGTAAGCGGGGCGTTGTGGCTTCGGTTGCTGCGGTGCTTGGTGTAGCACCATTGATGTCGCAAGCGGAACACCATGAACAGCCGGACGACTCCTTCAACCTAGCTACATTGGAATGTTGGGACCTTACAGGGCTTGAGGAGAGCGATCGCGCTTATGCGCTGCTTATGGTCTACGGGTATGTCGCAGGTCAGAGTTCCATGAGTACGCAGAGCGCAAGCGGGATCCAGGCTGCTTTTGAGATCATCGGCCGTCTGTGTGATGCTAATCCGGATATGTACGTGGCGTCTGCCGTGAAGCGCGCTGTAGGGCACGACGAAGAGTAG
- a CDS encoding patatin-like phospholipase family protein → MLSWSTLHRAVICGALIGISLLAPPIRACDFDDDDGPDIGLVLSGGGALASTQIGVLQVLEELGVPIHCISGTSMGSVVGALYATGYRAEEIEQIFAEAPWNELFNAPLRRRDNGYLEKERRDRFLTGYVGGIGEDGSFLLPGGLASMSELKAFYRSLLFAVPRDSDFDELVVPFRAVATDISTGEAHVFRGGDLVEAVLASMALPAVFAPREIDGRAYLDGGLAQNLPVQAVLDMGADIVIAIDLTLKPPELEPTASIADVTQQLGRLLVWQNHKHQLALLDDDDLLIRPESEGFSITAFDRVMEGVARGRAAVEASREGLEHIRRTARPASRAPRPEIPSFEPQIAIANSTVIDDDAVLTRLDYAPSDLDDATLLSRKLRDIRSFGGFGEVDFSHDGIRPVLVLNERPLGRTLISMGLRAQSNLDGDSNYGLLAEVSRRPFSSNGGELRLSGEFGTNLGATVELHQPFGANSRFFVQPGIEYRAEEILFDIADFRVGEFWQQAGNLRLRLGRELGAWGVLSAETIATVGRVRPQVTVDPDTFQTEKYALLGVGARFAVDTLDSGHWPLAGSRLISSIQYLESLDEQGQNTKYRLSFLQAAHKGSFGFGFRVRAESVDSDDDEPIEILSLGGFRQLSAFSPNSLPTNRYALASVEVFRRLTNTDQVFSLPLYAGLSVEYANVAFDLFSQGAEENIGSVGVYLGADTPIGPTSIGIGLSDEGRYAVFLNIGTTF, encoded by the coding sequence ATGCTCAGTTGGTCAACCCTGCACCGCGCCGTCATCTGTGGGGCGCTCATCGGCATCAGTCTGCTCGCACCACCCATCCGTGCCTGTGATTTCGACGACGACGATGGACCGGATATCGGCCTCGTGCTCAGCGGTGGGGGTGCCCTGGCGAGCACCCAGATCGGCGTGCTGCAGGTGCTTGAAGAACTCGGCGTGCCCATCCACTGCATCTCCGGCACCAGTATGGGGTCGGTCGTAGGAGCCCTCTACGCCACTGGCTACCGCGCCGAGGAGATCGAGCAGATCTTTGCCGAAGCGCCTTGGAACGAACTGTTCAATGCTCCGTTGCGCAGGCGGGACAACGGCTACCTTGAAAAGGAGCGTCGCGACCGTTTCCTCACCGGCTACGTCGGCGGCATCGGTGAGGACGGAAGTTTCCTGCTACCTGGTGGGCTCGCGAGCATGTCGGAGCTAAAGGCATTCTACCGAAGCCTTCTATTCGCAGTGCCAAGGGACTCTGACTTCGACGAACTCGTAGTGCCATTTCGCGCCGTCGCCACCGATATCTCGACGGGCGAAGCTCACGTATTCCGTGGTGGGGACTTGGTGGAGGCGGTGCTTGCGAGCATGGCACTTCCGGCGGTATTCGCTCCTCGTGAAATCGACGGCCGCGCCTACCTCGATGGTGGTCTTGCCCAGAACCTACCTGTTCAGGCCGTGCTGGACATGGGAGCAGATATCGTCATCGCGATCGATCTGACACTCAAGCCCCCCGAGTTGGAACCGACTGCTTCTATAGCCGACGTGACCCAGCAGTTGGGTCGGCTGCTCGTTTGGCAGAATCACAAGCATCAGCTAGCACTATTGGACGACGATGACCTGCTGATCCGCCCGGAGTCGGAGGGATTCAGCATCACCGCCTTCGACAGGGTGATGGAAGGTGTTGCGCGTGGTCGGGCGGCGGTGGAGGCTTCACGTGAAGGCCTAGAACATATACGCCGCACAGCACGGCCGGCTTCGCGAGCCCCTAGGCCTGAGATTCCGAGCTTTGAGCCTCAGATCGCTATCGCAAACAGCACCGTGATCGACGACGACGCAGTCCTTACTCGCCTGGACTACGCCCCCTCTGATCTGGACGATGCGACGCTTCTCAGCCGCAAGCTACGAGACATCCGATCGTTTGGTGGCTTCGGCGAGGTGGACTTCAGCCATGACGGCATACGCCCGGTGCTGGTGCTCAACGAGCGCCCCCTGGGACGCACACTTATCTCCATGGGGCTACGTGCTCAGAGCAATCTCGATGGAGACTCCAACTACGGACTGCTGGCAGAGGTATCGCGCCGCCCATTCTCGTCTAATGGAGGCGAGCTTCGGCTATCAGGGGAGTTCGGTACCAATCTTGGCGCGACGGTTGAGTTGCATCAGCCCTTTGGTGCAAACAGTCGATTCTTCGTACAACCGGGTATCGAGTACAGGGCCGAAGAGATCCTGTTCGACATCGCAGACTTCCGGGTCGGGGAGTTCTGGCAGCAAGCGGGGAACCTCAGGTTGCGGCTCGGCCGCGAGCTAGGAGCGTGGGGTGTGCTTTCCGCTGAGACCATCGCCACCGTCGGGCGCGTTCGCCCCCAGGTCACTGTCGATCCCGACACCTTCCAAACAGAAAAGTACGCGCTCCTCGGCGTCGGAGCCCGCTTCGCCGTCGATACGCTCGACTCCGGCCACTGGCCTCTCGCCGGCTCGCGCTTGATTTCGTCGATCCAGTACCTGGAGAGCCTCGATGAGCAGGGGCAGAACACGAAGTACCGTTTGTCTTTCCTGCAGGCAGCGCACAAGGGCTCGTTCGGCTTCGGCTTCCGTGTTCGGGCCGAATCCGTCGACAGTGATGACGACGAGCCTATCGAGATTCTATCTCTCGGCGGCTTTCGCCAGCTCTCGGCCTTCTCTCCGAACTCCCTGCCGACCAACCGCTATGCTCTGGCATCAGTCGAAGTGTTCAGACGACTCACCAACACTGATCAGGTATTCAGCCTACCTCTGTATGCGGGGCTCAGTGTCGAATACGCCAACGTCGCCTTCGACCTGTTCTCGCAGGGAGCCGAAGAGAACATCGGATCCGTGGGCGTGTATCTGGGCGCCGACACACCGATCGGACCCACGTCGATAGGTATCGGATTGAGCGATGAAGGACGGTACGCCGTGTTTCTGAACATCGGCACGACCTTCTGA
- a CDS encoding ion channel — MLIRPLLLGTVLIVANVVAHVAYLVWLATLLHGLTAAGSLGKGAEGLVLALAIAVLGLIAVHTVSAWVWALIYLAIGEFTELTRALYFSVVTSTTLGYGDVTLSERWRLLASFEAMGGLVLFGASTAFLLGVAGSWFRHLVPVGG, encoded by the coding sequence GTGTTGATCAGGCCGCTGCTGCTCGGCACCGTCTTGATCGTGGCCAACGTCGTTGCGCATGTCGCCTACCTGGTGTGGCTGGCGACGTTGCTGCACGGCCTCACCGCCGCCGGATCACTCGGCAAAGGTGCGGAGGGATTGGTACTCGCCCTCGCCATCGCGGTCCTCGGCCTGATCGCGGTTCACACGGTGTCCGCCTGGGTGTGGGCCCTCATCTACTTGGCGATCGGCGAGTTCACCGAGCTGACGCGAGCCTTGTACTTTTCCGTGGTCACCTCGACCACGCTCGGTTATGGCGACGTCACCTTGTCTGAGCGTTGGCGCCTACTCGCCAGCTTCGAGGCGATGGGCGGGCTGGTGCTATTCGGCGCGAGCACCGCCTTCTTGCTAGGCGTTGCCGGGAGTTGGTTTCGCCATCTCGTGCCGGTGGGTGGATAA
- a CDS encoding efflux RND transporter periplasmic adaptor subunit — protein sequence MSFRWHATPVVVLALTLLAGCAKEAPPVVETIPRVKFFAVGEQTGGQVRRLSGRLVAADTSPLGFAVSGTVAEVLVSQGDRVAVGQTLARLDAEPLRLAVEQARAQLSVSRATAVETHQVYERTAGLFEKRAASQAELDTATANHAAARGNVRAAQSELAQRERDLTRAELTAPFAGTVATRSIDTFQEVSAGGEAFVVQADDVLEVQVRVPETLIRYVDYSQAVQIQLPSVENQTIYGVVTEIAAQSQSGNAYPVRVQLAATELPLRPGMTASVTFNFTEYLEDRAVYLIPLSALAIDHGVVNRTKAGSDAEEGTVPVFLIANDNRVTARDVVVGGLRGDQLEVFEGLAPGDRVISAGVAFLREGMEVEPWTQERGLTGG from the coding sequence ATGAGCTTCAGGTGGCACGCGACACCGGTGGTGGTGCTCGCACTGACGTTGCTGGCGGGGTGTGCGAAGGAAGCCCCCCCGGTGGTGGAAACGATTCCTCGGGTGAAGTTCTTCGCCGTCGGTGAGCAGACCGGGGGTCAGGTTCGGCGCCTGTCCGGCCGCCTGGTCGCTGCTGATACCTCGCCGTTGGGTTTTGCCGTTTCCGGCACGGTGGCTGAGGTGCTCGTGAGCCAGGGAGATCGTGTCGCGGTTGGCCAGACGCTGGCGCGCCTCGATGCGGAGCCGCTACGACTGGCCGTCGAACAGGCCCGAGCGCAGTTGAGCGTAAGCCGGGCCACCGCGGTGGAGACGCACCAGGTTTACGAGCGGACGGCTGGCCTGTTTGAGAAGCGTGCAGCATCTCAGGCGGAGTTGGATACGGCAACGGCCAACCACGCAGCTGCTCGTGGCAACGTGCGCGCGGCGCAAAGCGAGCTCGCCCAGCGCGAACGTGATCTGACCCGGGCAGAGCTAACGGCACCCTTCGCCGGCACCGTAGCGACGCGCTCGATCGATACCTTCCAAGAGGTTTCTGCGGGCGGAGAGGCCTTCGTGGTACAGGCGGATGATGTGCTCGAAGTGCAGGTCCGCGTACCGGAAACACTCATCAGATACGTAGACTACAGCCAGGCGGTACAGATCCAGCTGCCATCGGTGGAGAATCAGACCATCTATGGTGTGGTCACGGAGATCGCAGCCCAGTCGCAGTCCGGCAATGCCTACCCTGTACGCGTGCAGCTTGCCGCCACAGAGTTGCCCCTGAGGCCGGGCATGACCGCCAGCGTCACATTTAACTTCACCGAGTACCTCGAAGACAGGGCAGTCTACCTGATTCCGCTGTCTGCTCTGGCCATCGATCACGGCGTAGTGAATCGAACCAAGGCCGGTAGCGATGCCGAGGAGGGCACGGTACCGGTGTTTCTGATCGCGAACGATAATCGCGTGACGGCCCGCGATGTGGTCGTCGGGGGGCTACGCGGTGATCAGCTCGAAGTATTTGAGGGGCTGGCTCCAGGTGACCGGGTGATCAGCGCGGGCGTCGCATTCCTGCGCGAGGGGATGGAGGTCGAGCCCTGGACCCAGGAGCGGGGCCTCACCGGTGGATAG
- a CDS encoding efflux RND transporter permease subunit, whose amino-acid sequence MDRLARFAIENARFTILLVAVFLLGGLLIYSSQPRQEDPEVTLRGAQVVTTFPGLSPERIEQLVTKPIEEKISEMPEIDKIKSISMTGLSIVTPEAHPRYDDMEPIWSNLRNKMDDLRGSLPQGAQGPQVNDDFGRVAVITLALTGPDYAMRELKAVADDVKDRLAALPLVARVDLYGVQDERIWLEFDTSFMSQFDLTPSAIVTALNSQNVVLPGGSVNAAGQSVVIEPSGDFSSVEDIRNLAIEADSGEVIYLRDLATVRRGYVEPAESPAYYNNQPAIVLGLSMVEASNVVALGEQVTTALASLTPLLPLGMSLDVAIFQPDLVQASVANASNNLLQTMGVVLVVVMLFLGWRTGLIVGAMVPLTMMVTLIGMSVWGIELHRISIAAIIVALGLLVDNGVVIAEDIRQRMDSGIERLEAALAASKSLAIPLLTSSLTTVIAFLPLVLIKDSSGEFLRSLGQVLAIALLSSWVLAISITPAFCYWFLPDAKTEQTQGETYSSAGYRIYRWLLNGMLSQRLLFVLVMVGLLFAAGNVFQHVKQRSLGPSERNQFTVYLDLRQKRTSPVRWRRPRAWQASLPTRCRIPKSPMYSPTSDPADLGSSWPLARTTRNPTRPSSSSTPSVPIRSTWS is encoded by the coding sequence GTGGATAGGCTCGCGCGCTTCGCGATCGAGAACGCTCGCTTTACGATATTGCTAGTCGCCGTATTCCTGCTCGGTGGCCTCCTCATCTACAGCAGCCAGCCACGTCAGGAAGACCCCGAAGTCACCCTGCGCGGAGCACAGGTCGTCACTACCTTCCCCGGCCTTTCGCCCGAACGAATCGAGCAGCTTGTCACCAAGCCGATCGAGGAGAAGATCAGCGAGATGCCCGAGATCGACAAGATCAAGTCGATCTCCATGACAGGTCTGTCCATCGTTACCCCCGAGGCTCATCCGCGCTACGACGACATGGAACCGATCTGGTCCAACCTGCGCAACAAGATGGACGACCTGCGCGGCAGCTTGCCCCAGGGAGCACAGGGGCCACAGGTGAATGACGACTTCGGTCGCGTCGCCGTCATCACCCTCGCGCTGACCGGCCCTGACTACGCAATGCGGGAATTGAAGGCAGTTGCCGATGACGTTAAGGATCGCCTTGCCGCGCTCCCGCTGGTAGCCCGCGTGGACCTTTACGGGGTGCAGGACGAACGCATTTGGCTAGAGTTCGATACCAGCTTCATGTCGCAGTTCGACCTCACACCCTCGGCGATCGTAACGGCACTGAACAGCCAGAATGTCGTACTCCCCGGTGGTTCGGTCAATGCTGCCGGACAGAGTGTAGTCATCGAGCCTTCGGGGGATTTTTCCTCCGTCGAGGACATTCGCAACCTCGCCATCGAGGCGGACAGCGGCGAGGTCATCTACCTGCGAGACTTGGCGACGGTTCGCCGCGGCTACGTGGAGCCCGCCGAATCACCCGCCTACTACAACAACCAACCGGCAATTGTGCTCGGGTTGTCGATGGTAGAGGCGTCCAACGTCGTCGCTCTCGGTGAGCAGGTGACGACCGCACTCGCCAGTCTGACGCCGCTATTACCGCTCGGCATGAGCCTCGACGTGGCGATCTTTCAGCCCGACCTGGTGCAGGCCTCCGTCGCCAACGCCAGCAACAACCTCCTACAGACGATGGGGGTGGTACTTGTCGTCGTCATGCTGTTTCTCGGGTGGCGTACCGGTCTGATCGTCGGCGCGATGGTGCCGCTGACGATGATGGTGACGCTAATTGGCATGTCCGTATGGGGGATCGAACTGCACCGTATCTCCATCGCCGCCATTATCGTCGCCCTCGGCCTGCTGGTGGATAACGGTGTCGTCATCGCCGAGGATATCCGCCAGCGCATGGATTCGGGAATTGAGCGCCTTGAGGCGGCTTTGGCTGCTTCCAAGTCTCTCGCCATCCCGTTGCTTACCAGTTCGCTGACCACGGTCATCGCGTTTTTGCCCCTGGTACTGATCAAGGACTCGAGTGGTGAGTTCCTGCGCTCCCTGGGACAAGTGTTGGCGATCGCCCTGCTAAGTTCGTGGGTGCTGGCGATCAGCATCACGCCAGCCTTCTGCTATTGGTTTCTGCCTGACGCGAAGACCGAGCAAACACAGGGTGAGACCTACAGCTCGGCGGGCTATCGCATCTACCGCTGGTTGCTCAACGGCATGTTGAGCCAACGATTGCTCTTCGTCCTCGTCATGGTTGGGCTGCTCTTCGCCGCCGGAAACGTATTCCAGCACGTCAAACAGCGCTCGCTCGGCCCATCGGAACGCAATCAGTTCACCGTGTATCTCGATCTTCGGCAGAAGCGCACATCACCAGTACGATGGAGGCGACCGAGAGCCTGGCAAGCTTCCTTACCGACAAGATGCAGAATCCCGAAGTCACCGATGTACTCTCCTACGTCGGATCCGGCGGACCTAGGTTCTTCCTGGCCCTTAGCCCGAACGACCCGCAACCCAACAAGGCCTTCTTCGTCGTCAACACCCAGCGTGCCGATCAGATCAACGTGGTCATGA
- a CDS encoding efflux RND transporter permease subunit — MPQADGRTDILFLGAAPLGTVEIRARGPDVDSLRLLGDQIKDAFYSVSGVQSVRSDWENSVLKLQVDIDQERARRAQVTSEDIANTLSAVLDGQPVTSYREGSKVIPVTIRARPQDRDTLDDLRSAEVLSADGVAVPLLQVADFRGEVQASRIRRYNQERALTIAAKHPTLTAVELYAAMQSRLDAIEVPPGHEISVEGEIRTAQESGTKLFAYAPHALFLIILLLVLQFNSFRRTGVVMLTIPLIVIGANFGLAAFDAFFDFTAMLGLFSLAGIIINNGIVLIDRIDQGRKDGLDVDDAIVRAALARTRPIIMTTITTVVGLLPLALFGGEFWYGMAIVIMCGLGVGTVLTLGFVPVLYSLLFRGLRKRPPAGVELQEQLA, encoded by the coding sequence ATGCCACAAGCTGATGGCCGCACGGACATACTGTTCCTGGGCGCGGCGCCCCTCGGTACCGTGGAGATTCGGGCGCGAGGACCCGACGTGGATTCGCTACGCCTGCTCGGCGACCAGATCAAAGATGCCTTCTACAGCGTCTCCGGCGTGCAGTCCGTACGCAGCGACTGGGAGAACTCGGTCCTGAAACTCCAGGTAGACATCGATCAGGAGCGCGCGCGCCGCGCTCAGGTCACTAGCGAGGACATCGCCAACACCCTATCCGCAGTACTCGACGGGCAACCCGTCACAAGCTATCGAGAGGGAAGCAAGGTCATCCCCGTCACCATTCGAGCGCGTCCACAAGACCGCGATACGCTCGACGATCTGCGCTCCGCTGAAGTGCTTTCCGCGGATGGGGTGGCAGTACCCCTGTTGCAGGTGGCCGACTTTCGGGGCGAAGTCCAAGCAAGTCGGATCCGACGCTACAACCAGGAACGGGCGCTTACGATCGCCGCCAAGCATCCGACGCTTACCGCTGTCGAGCTCTACGCGGCGATGCAATCACGGCTCGACGCAATCGAGGTGCCCCCAGGACATGAGATCAGCGTCGAGGGCGAGATTCGCACAGCGCAGGAGTCAGGCACCAAGCTGTTCGCCTATGCGCCGCATGCGCTGTTCCTGATCATTCTGCTGCTCGTACTCCAGTTCAATTCGTTCCGGCGCACGGGAGTTGTGATGCTGACGATTCCGCTGATCGTCATCGGCGCCAACTTCGGCCTGGCGGCGTTCGATGCGTTCTTCGACTTCACTGCAATGCTGGGACTGTTCAGCCTGGCCGGCATCATCATCAACAATGGCATCGTACTCATCGACCGCATCGATCAGGGCCGAAAGGACGGCCTCGACGTCGACGATGCGATCGTAAGAGCCGCACTCGCCCGAACTCGGCCGATCATCATGACGACAATCACCACGGTGGTCGGCCTGCTCCCACTTGCGTTGTTCGGCGGCGAGTTCTGGTACGGCATGGCCATCGTCATCATGTGTGGGCTCGGTGTGGGCACCGTGCTCACCCTGGGCTTCGTCCCGGTGCTCTACAGCTTGCTCTTTCGAGGCTTGCGAAAGCGACCTCCCGCAGGTGTCGAACTACAGGAGCAACTCGCATGA
- a CDS encoding efflux transporter outer membrane subunit — translation MKGNTLAALCAALAATACTTVGPDYEPPELESPSAWATRLKGGLTTAELNPTSLSAWWETLGDDTLNNLIGRAINANLDLRTAQAQLRQARAQRAATGGSRFPTIQAGASATSAGSGGNSSQLYSASFDAGWELDLFGGRRRSIEAADADLRTAEEARRDVLISMLAEVAVNYIELRAYQSQLAVAQDNLDNQLETLEIVEAQYRAGAVTQLDYDRAVSNVANTRSEIPRARQSLAQVKNRLAVLVGQAPGALEEQLSEPAPIPTPPVQLAVGVPAETLRRRPDVRQAERQLAAETARVGVAVAELYPKFTLSGTIGLEALSVSSLTDSDSRTFGIGPSVRWNLFDGGRTRQQIEVQSAVQEQALIQYERTVLGALEEVENAITAFTEEQLRYRALVESAAATERAADVARMRYEAGASDFIAVLDAERSLLSVQSNRVASEGTIVSNLVRLYKALGGGWDPQEPPRS, via the coding sequence ATGAAGGGCAACACACTCGCCGCTCTGTGCGCGGCACTGGCCGCCACGGCCTGCACGACCGTGGGGCCGGACTACGAGCCCCCCGAACTGGAGTCACCGAGCGCTTGGGCAACGCGCTTGAAAGGTGGGCTTACAACGGCTGAGCTGAATCCCACGTCACTTTCCGCTTGGTGGGAGACGCTCGGGGATGACACACTGAACAACCTGATTGGTCGCGCGATCAATGCCAACCTCGACTTGCGCACAGCGCAGGCGCAACTGCGCCAGGCGCGAGCGCAGCGCGCGGCCACCGGGGGCAGCCGTTTCCCCACGATCCAGGCAGGTGCGTCCGCCACCAGTGCCGGATCCGGCGGCAACTCCTCGCAGCTGTACTCCGCGTCCTTCGATGCAGGCTGGGAACTCGACCTTTTCGGCGGTCGGCGTCGATCCATCGAAGCGGCAGATGCGGACTTGCGTACCGCCGAGGAGGCACGTCGCGACGTGTTGATCTCGATGCTGGCCGAAGTGGCGGTGAACTACATCGAGCTGCGAGCGTATCAATCACAGCTCGCGGTGGCGCAAGACAATCTCGACAACCAATTGGAGACGCTGGAGATCGTGGAAGCGCAATACCGCGCTGGCGCAGTCACCCAGCTCGACTACGACAGGGCCGTCTCGAACGTGGCCAACACCCGTTCTGAGATCCCGCGCGCCCGTCAGTCACTGGCGCAAGTCAAGAATCGGCTAGCGGTGTTGGTGGGGCAGGCGCCAGGCGCGCTAGAGGAGCAACTGAGCGAGCCTGCGCCCATTCCTACACCGCCGGTTCAGCTGGCAGTAGGTGTTCCCGCAGAGACACTGCGACGCCGCCCCGACGTGCGACAGGCGGAGCGCCAGCTCGCGGCGGAGACGGCACGCGTCGGCGTGGCTGTCGCGGAGCTTTACCCGAAATTCACACTAAGCGGCACGATCGGCTTGGAGGCCCTATCCGTATCCAGCCTCACCGACAGCGATAGCCGTACCTTCGGAATCGGTCCGAGCGTGCGCTGGAACCTCTTCGACGGAGGACGTACGCGGCAGCAAATCGAGGTGCAGAGTGCCGTGCAGGAGCAGGCACTGATTCAATACGAGCGAACGGTACTCGGTGCGCTGGAGGAGGTTGAGAATGCGATCACCGCCTTCACGGAAGAACAACTACGCTACCGTGCACTAGTCGAATCAGCCGCAGCTACCGAGCGAGCTGCTGATGTTGCGCGGATGCGCTACGAAGCTGGTGCGTCCGACTTCATCGCAGTACTGGATGCCGAACGCTCTCTGCTGAGTGTGCAGAGTAATAGGGTGGCGAGCGAGGGCACCATCGTTTCGAACCTAGTGCGCCTGTACAAAGCCCTCGGCGGTGGCTGGGATCCACAGGAACCGCCGAGAAGCTAG